The segment TATCCAGCGTCATTCTGATTCTGGCGCTGTATTCCTATTCCTACCGGCAAAGCGTGTCTGTTATCGAGAACCAGATCAATACCCGCAATGACGAGAAGCTCTCGTACTTCCTCAACCGGATAGAAGGTCTGCTGGATCAGAACATGCTGTTCGCTACGCTGATGGCCAAGGACCCTGAGGTGAAAAGAGTATCTTACGGCAATCTGCCCCCGTCCGGGTACGACCGGCTGAATGTGATCCAGTCGCTGGAGCACCAGCTCAATCTGTTCAGCATTACGAATCAGATTATGAACATCATCTCGATTTATTTTCCCAGGTACGATCTGGCTCTGTCCTCCATGCCTTCAACGAAATTCGACCAGGAAGAAATCGCTTCCGCCTATTCCTCCAACTGGGAGCTTAACATGGTTGAGGTAAGCGGCGTACAAATGGAAGCGTTCTCCCGCTTCTTTGTCTCCCCGTATCAGGCGGAGCCGCCGGATCTGATGAAGGCTGATTTTATTATCCGCGTGGATTTTTTCACCAAGAATATTATGAATCTGCTGGATGAATTCAAGCTTGGCGGGTACAGCGATGCGTTCTTTTACCATAGTCCCGAGCAGATTGTCTATAATAGCACGGCCCGGATCGGGCTAATCCAGCAGGTGATGAAGCTGCGCAGCCCGGAGATCCATAACGCACAGCAGCAGTATCATGAGGTCGTCGAAGTGGACGGCAAGAAATATATTCTCTATGTTCTGCCTTCCCACAAAATTGACTGGAGTCTGGTTGATATCGAGCCGCTGGATGAGATTCTGCAGCCGGTGGTGGACAGCCGCAATCTGTTCGGTGTGATTCTGTTCCTGCTCCTGCTGCTGGGGATTATAGCCGCCTTCCTGCTCTACTTCTACATACAGGTGCCGATTCGTATTCTGATCCGTAGTGTGGAGCATATCCGCAACCAGAATTTCTCTTACCGGATTACCAGTCTGAAGCGCAATGAATTCCAGCAGCTATTCGATTCCTTTAATCATATGGTTCAGGAGATCGACCATCTGATCAAGCGGGTGTACGCCGAAGAGATCCGTTCGCGGGAAGCGGTTATGAAGCAGCTGCAGTCGCAGATTAACCCCCATTTTCTATACAACTGTCTGGCCTACATCGTGAACATGGCGAAGCTGAACAAGAACAGCTCCATCATAGCCATGGCCCATAGTCTGGGCGATTATTACAAATACACGACCAGAAATGAGACGCTGGAGACGACGCTGAGGAGTGAGATGGAGCTGGCAGTGAACTATATGGATATTATGAACCATCAACTGGACAAATTCCGCTATACGGTCTCTATCCCTGAATCGATGATGGCGCTGAAGATTCCCCGGCTGATTATCCAGCCTGTGATAGAGAATGCGATTGTTCACGGACTGGAGGAGGTTGTAGCGGATGGCCTGATCATGATTACGGGTCAGGAGGACCCCCATTCCTGCCGGTTAATTATTGAGGACAATGGACCGGGATGTTCAGAAAATATTCTAGATGATCTTGTGCGCAGGGTGGAGATTGACGATCATCTGACGGAACAGACAGGCCTATGGAATGTCCATCATCGTCTGAAGTATTATTTCGGGCAACAGTCGGGCATCCGGCTGGCATCCTCGCCTCTGGGCGGCCTGCGGATCGAGCTGTATTGGGAGAAAGCGGAGAGGGAGTGAGCCGGAAGTGTACTCGTTATTAATTGTGGATGACCACAAGCATCAGGTGGATACGCTCGCGCTTACCTTGCCCTGGGAGCAGTTCGGGATTACTTCGGTTCACCGGGCGTATGACAGCAGGCTGGCCCTGGAGCTGCTGAAGGATCACCGGATGGATATTATGATTACGGATATCCGTATGCCGGGAATATCGGGTCTGGAGCTGATCGGCTTCATTAACGAGAATCAATGGGATATCGATTGTATTCTGCTGACCGGATATGCGGAATTTGAATATGCGAAGCAGGCGCTTGAACTGCATGCAGTGGAGTATTTCATCAAGCCGGTGCGCGATGAGCTGCTGCTGGACGCTGTAGACAGGATTATCAGCAAACGCAGGCGTCATCAGCAGCATTCCCGCCAATTCGAGCATGCCACCGCCGTGCTTCACCAGAACCTGCCGCTCCTAAAAGAAAACCTGCTGCTCGAAATTCTCCAGCACTCCGGCTACACCCGGACTTACCTCACGGAGAAGCTAAGCATGTATCAGATGCCCTATGCTTATGGGGACTCCGTGAAGCTGATGGTGATTAACTTCGGTTCCAGCTTCTATGAGAGCTATTCCGCCCAGGACATCAAGCTCCTGGAGTATGCGGTGATGAACATGGCAGAGGATCTGCTGTCGCCTCAATTCCATGTATGGAGCCGGATCACCACTCAGGTTAATCTGACGCTGCTGTTATTGCCGCACGCGGCAGATGATGCCGGTGACGCCGACCGGTGGAGTCCGTTCTGCCAGGAGCTGCTGCTTGCCTTAGCCAACCGGCTGCTGGAGCAGGTGGACCACTACTTGAAGCATAAGGTCATCATCTCCATCTCGGGCACCGCCCGGTTCCCGGCCGATATTAGCACTGCGTATTCCTCTGTCCTCTCCAGTGTGATCAAATCGGCAGAACGGCAGGGGGGCATCCTACTGGAGCAGTCTGGCGTATCCGGAAGCATCACTCCGCTGCGTTCCTTATACCAGCCGCCTACCTTGACTCAGCTGATGGAGCAGGGCCGGATAGAGAAGCTGAATGATAAGCTTCAGGAGATCTTCACCGAACTGGACACCTTAGGCACCGATTCGCGGGCCCACCTGCGTGAAGCTTATCTGCATCTGCTAAGCAGCCTCACTTATCTGGCGCATAAGAACGGGAAAGTACTGGAGGACATTACCGGCACCGCCTCATTCCAGGCTGAACGCAGCGTTATTCATTCCGCCCGCCAGCTCCAGGCTTGGAGCCGCATTATTATCGAGGCGCTGATCGGCCAGGAAGCGACTGCGGATGATGAGACCCACCGGCAGCTCGTCCGGAAGATTCACAGCTACATTCATGAGCATCTGGCCCATGATGTCACACTGCAATCGATCAGTGAGCATGTCTATCTTCACTCCGTCTATGTATCCAAGCTCTATAAGGAGATTACGGGGATGAATCTGAGTGAATATATTCTGCGTGCCCGGATGGAGGAGGCGAAGCGCCTGCTGGAGCATACCTCCTATAAGATCTACGAGATTACGGAGAAGGTGGGCTACCAGAGTCCGCAGCATTTCATCCGCAGATTCAAGCAGTATTACGGAGTCACACCTGATAATTTCCGTAAGCTGTAGACCTCAGTCTGGCTGCAGCTGGCTTCTTTCCCTAACGTTAACGGATGTTCATGATCTTAAGAACCCGTCATATTCTCGCCGTTCCCCCGGTGTCATAATAAGTAGGGACAATATCCGATTCTTAAGCATGGAGGAACAAGGTGATGGAAGAGAAATGGACAGAGCAGGCATGGCAGGAGGTCACCGCCAAAATCATGCGGATCAGCCATACAATAGGCGCAGGCTTCCCTAACGGATCGGTGTGTGGCCGCTATCAGTTAGCCGCTGCCCATGACTGGATTGCCGGCTTCTGGCCCGGAATCCTATGGCTGGTGTATGAAGAGACAGAAGAGGACAGGCTTAAG is part of the Paenibacillus sp. FSL M7-0420 genome and harbors:
- a CDS encoding sensor histidine kinase, with translation MKLIKRVILLIVSSVILILALYSYSYRQSVSVIENQINTRNDEKLSYFLNRIEGLLDQNMLFATLMAKDPEVKRVSYGNLPPSGYDRLNVIQSLEHQLNLFSITNQIMNIISIYFPRYDLALSSMPSTKFDQEEIASAYSSNWELNMVEVSGVQMEAFSRFFVSPYQAEPPDLMKADFIIRVDFFTKNIMNLLDEFKLGGYSDAFFYHSPEQIVYNSTARIGLIQQVMKLRSPEIHNAQQQYHEVVEVDGKKYILYVLPSHKIDWSLVDIEPLDEILQPVVDSRNLFGVILFLLLLLGIIAAFLLYFYIQVPIRILIRSVEHIRNQNFSYRITSLKRNEFQQLFDSFNHMVQEIDHLIKRVYAEEIRSREAVMKQLQSQINPHFLYNCLAYIVNMAKLNKNSSIIAMAHSLGDYYKYTTRNETLETTLRSEMELAVNYMDIMNHQLDKFRYTVSIPESMMALKIPRLIIQPVIENAIVHGLEEVVADGLIMITGQEDPHSCRLIIEDNGPGCSENILDDLVRRVEIDDHLTEQTGLWNVHHRLKYYFGQQSGIRLASSPLGGLRIELYWEKAERE
- a CDS encoding response regulator — its product is MYSLLIVDDHKHQVDTLALTLPWEQFGITSVHRAYDSRLALELLKDHRMDIMITDIRMPGISGLELIGFINENQWDIDCILLTGYAEFEYAKQALELHAVEYFIKPVRDELLLDAVDRIISKRRRHQQHSRQFEHATAVLHQNLPLLKENLLLEILQHSGYTRTYLTEKLSMYQMPYAYGDSVKLMVINFGSSFYESYSAQDIKLLEYAVMNMAEDLLSPQFHVWSRITTQVNLTLLLLPHAADDAGDADRWSPFCQELLLALANRLLEQVDHYLKHKVIISISGTARFPADISTAYSSVLSSVIKSAERQGGILLEQSGVSGSITPLRSLYQPPTLTQLMEQGRIEKLNDKLQEIFTELDTLGTDSRAHLREAYLHLLSSLTYLAHKNGKVLEDITGTASFQAERSVIHSARQLQAWSRIIIEALIGQEATADDETHRQLVRKIHSYIHEHLAHDVTLQSISEHVYLHSVYVSKLYKEITGMNLSEYILRARMEEAKRLLEHTSYKIYEITEKVGYQSPQHFIRRFKQYYGVTPDNFRKL